One Papio anubis isolate 15944 chromosome 9, Panubis1.0, whole genome shotgun sequence genomic window carries:
- the PAN2 gene encoding PAN2-PAN3 deadenylation complex catalytic subunit PAN2 isoform X4, with the protein MNFEGLDPGLAEYAPAMHSALDPVLDAHLNPSLLQNVELDPEGVALEALPVQESVHIMEGVYSELHSVVAEVGVPVSVSHFDLHEEMLWVGSHGGHATSFFGPALERYSSFQVNGSDDIRQIQSLENGILFLTKNNLKYMARGGLIIFDYLLDENEDMHSLLLTDSSTLLIGGLQNHILEIDLNTVQETQKYAVETPGVTIMRQTNRFFFCGHTSGKVSLRDLRTFKVEHEFDAFSGSLSDFDVHGNLLAACGFSSRLTGLACDRFLKVYDLRMMRAITPLQVHVDPAFLRFIPTYTSRLAIISQSGQCQFCEPTGLANPADIFHVNPVGPLLMTFDVSASKQALAFGDSEGCVHLWTDSPEPSFNPYSRETEFALPCLVDSLPPLDWSQDLLPLSLIPVPLTTDTLLSDWPAANSAPAPRRAPPVDAEILRTMKKVGFIGYAPNPRTKLRNQIPYRLKESDSEFDSFSQVTESPVGREEEPHLHMVSKKYRKVTIKYSKLGLEDFDFKHYNKTLFAGLEPHIPNAYCNCMIQVLYFLEPVRCLIQNHLCQKEFCLACELGFLFHMLDLSRGDPCQGSNFLRAFRTIPEASALGLILADSDEASGKGNLARLIQRWNRFILTQLHQDMQELEVPQAYRGAGGSFCSSGDSVIGQLFSCEMENCSLCRCGSETVRASSTLLFTLSYPDDKTGKNYDFAQVLKRSICLDQNTQAWCDNCEKYQPTIQTRNIRHLPDILVINCEVNSSKEADFWRMQAEVAFKMAVKKHGGEISKNKEFALADWKELGSPEGVLVCPSIEELKNVWLPFSIRMKMTKNKGLDVCNWTDGDEMQWGPARAEEEHGVYVYDLMATVVHILDSRTGGSLVAHIKVGETYHQRKEGVTHQQWYLFNDFLIEPIDKHEAVQFDMNWKVPAILYYVKRNLNSRYNLNIKNPIEASVLLAEASLARKQRKTHTTFIPLMLNEMPQIGDLVGLDAEFVTLNEEEAELRSDGTKSTIKPSQMSVARITCVRGQGPNEGIPFIDDYISTQEQVVDYLTQYSGIKPGDLDAKISSKHLTTLKSTYLKLRFLIDIGVKFVGHGLQKDFRVINLMVPKDQVLDTVYLFHMPRKRMISLRFLAWYFLDLKIQGETHDSIEDARTALQLYRKYLELSKNGTEPESFHKVLKGLYEKGRKMDWKVPEPEGQTSPKNAAVFSSVLAL; encoded by the exons GGCCATGCCACTTCATTTTTTGGCCCAGCCTTGGAGCGCTACTCATCCTTTCAAGTCAATGGCAGTGATGATATTCGGCAGATCCAGAGCCTGGAGAATGGTATCCTTTTTCTCACCAAGAACAATCTCAAGTACATGGCCCGTGGGGGCCTCATTATATTTGATTACCT GCTAGATGAGAATGAGGATATGCACAGTCTCCTACTGACTGACAGCAGCACTCTACTCATTGGTGGGCTGCAGAATCACATACTAGAGATTGATCTTAACACTGTCCAGGAGACTCAGAAG TATGCAGTAGAGACGCCGGGAGTCACCATCATGAGACAGACAAATCGCTTCTTCTTCTGCGGCCACACGTCTGGCAAG gtttcCCTGAGAGATCTCCGTACTTTTAAGGTGGAACATGAGTTTGATGCCTTCTCAGGAAGTCTTTCAGATTTTGATGTGCATGGCAACCTGCTAGCTGCCTGCGGCTTCTCCAGCCGCCTCACTGGCCTGGCCTGCGACCGTTTCCTCAAGGTGTATGATTTGCGCATGATGCGTGCCATCACACCACTTCAAGTACATGTGGATCCTGCCTTCTTGCGCTTCATTCCTACATATACTTCTCGTCTTGCTATCATCTCTCAGTCAG GGCAGTGCCAGTTCTGTGAACCCACAGGCCTAGCCAACCCAGCAGATATCTTTCATGTGAATCCTGTGGGGCCTCTGCTAATGACATTTGACGTGTCAGCCAGCAAGCAGGCCCTGGCGTTTGGGGATTCTGAGGGCTGTGTGCACCTCTGGACTGATTCCCCGGAGCCTTCCTTCAACCCCTACTCCCGTGAGACTGAGTTTGCTTTGCCGTGTCTCGTGGACTCACTGCCTCCTCTGGACTGGAGCCAGGACCTGCTGCCTCTTTCCCTCATCCCTGTCCCACTCACCACTGACACACTTCTCTCTGATTGGCCTGCTGCCAACTctgctccagctcccag GCGAGCACCACCTGTGGATGCAGAGATTCTGCGCACCATGAAGAAGGTGGGCTTCATTGGCTATGCGCCCAATCCTCGCACCAAGCTGCGCAATCAG ATACCTTACAGACTCAAGGAGTCAGACAGTGAATTTGACAGCTTCAGCCAGGTCACTGAGTCACCAGTAGGACGAGAAGAGGAGCCACATCTCCACATGGTTTCTAAGAAATACCGCAAG GTGACCATCAAATATTCCAAGCTAGGGCTGGAGGACTTTGACTTCAAACACTACAATAAGACCTTGTTTGCTGGATTAGAGCCCCACATCCCCAACGCCTACTGTAACTGCATGATCCAG GTGCTCTATTTCCTGGAGCCTGTACGCTGTCTAATTCAAAACCACCTTTGCCAGAAGGAGTTCTGTCTGGCATGTGAGCTGGGCTTCCTCTTTCACATGTTGGACCTCTCTCGTGGTGACCCTTGCCAG GGCAGTAATTTTCTTCGGGCATTCCGTACTATTCCTGAGGCCTCAGCCCTTGGTCTGATCCTGGCTGACTCAGATGAGGCTTCAGGCAAGGGCAATCTGGCCAGGCTCATTCAGAGGTGGAATCGCTTCATTCTCACTCAACTGCATCAAGATATGCAGGAGCTGGAAGTACCACAGGCTTATCGAGGTGCTGGAGGCAG CTTTTGCTCATCGGGGGACTCTGTTATTGGGCAGCTCTTCAGCTGTGAGATGGAGAACTGCAGCCTCTGCCGCTGTGGCAGCGAGACCGTGCGAGCCTCATCCACCCTGCTTTTCACACTCTCCTACCCTGATG ATAAAACTGGGAAGAACTATGACTTTGCTCAGGTGCTGAAGCGAAGCATCTGCCTGGACCAGAATACACAGGCCTGGTGTGACAACTGTGAAAAGTACCAGCCCACG ATTCAGACCCGCAACATCCGCCATCTGCCAGATATTCTTGTCATCAATTGTGAGGTGAACAGCTCAAAAGAGGCTGATTTCTGGAGAATGCAGGCTGAG GTTGCCTTCAAGATGGCAGTAAAGAAACATGGTGGGGAAATCTCCAAGAACAAGGAGTTTGCTTTGGCTGATTG GAAGGAACTAGGGAGTCCAGAGGGTGTGCTGGTATGTCCCTCCATTGAGGAGTTGAAGAATGTCTGGCTTCCTTTCTCCATTCGCATGAAGATGACCAAGAACAAAGGGCTGGATGTTTGCAATTGGACTGATGGGGATGAGATGCAG TGGGGCCCAGCCAGGGCAGAGGAGGAGCATGGTGTCTATGTGTATGACCTGATGGCTACTGTGGTACACATCCTGGACTCACGCACAGGGGGcagcctggtggctcacatcaAAGTTGGAGAGACCTACCACCAGCGCAAGGAG GGTGTTACTCACCAGCAGTGGTATCTGTTCAATGACTTTCTTATTGAACCTATTGATAAG CATGAAGCTGTGCAGTTTGACATGAATTGGAAAGTACCTGCAATCCTTTATTATGTCAAACGGAATCTCAATTCCAGATACAACCTGAACA TCAAGAACCCTATTGAGGCAAGTGTCTTGCTGGCTGAAGCCTCGCTGGCACGGAAGCAGCGGAAAACACATACTACCTTTATTCCACTGATGCTGAATGAGATGCCACAGATTGGGGACCTGGTGGGTCTGGATGCTGAGTTTGTCACCCTTAATGAG GAGGAAGCAGAGTTACGCAGTGATGGTACCAAGTCTACCATTAAACCAAGTCAGATGTCAGTAGCCAGGATTACCTGTGTCCGGGGCCAGGGACCTAATGAGGGTATCCCCTTCATTGATGACTACATCTCTACCCAGGAGCAG GTGGTGGATTACTTGACTCAATACTCGGGTATAAAGCCTGGTGACCTCGATGCCAAAATTTCCTCCAAGCACCTAACAACTCTCAAGTCTACCTACTTAAAGCTTCGTTTTCTCATTGACATTGGAGTCAAGTTTGTGGGTCATGGCCTGCAGAAGGACTTCCGGGTCATCAACCTGATG GTGCCCAAGGACCAAGTCCTTGATACTGTCTACCTGTTCCACATGCCCCGAAAACGAATGATTTCCCTGCGATTCCTTGCTTGGTACTTTCTGG ACCTGAAGATTCAAGGGGAAACCCATGACAGTATTGAGGATGCACGCACAGCCCTTCAGCTCTACCGAAAGTATCTGGAGCTAAGCAAAAATGGCACTGAGCCTGAGTCTTTCCACAAGGTGCTCAAGGGTCTTTATGAGAAGGGCCGAAAGATGGACTGGAAGGTGCCTGAGCCTGAGGGCCAAACAAGTCCCAAGA ATGCAGCTGTCTTCTCCTCAGTGCTGGCGCTCTGA